In the genome of Opitutia bacterium KCR 482, one region contains:
- the tsaD gene encoding tRNA (adenosine(37)-N6)-threonylcarbamoyltransferase complex transferase subunit TsaD: MRILGIESSCDESAVAIFDPKIGVLESLIHSQIDLHALYGGVVPDLASSEHLKKLPALISKISKSEHFKGVDMIAATSGPGLPNCLAMGVACASAAAAMLKIPLFGANHLRGHAYSPFIPVHAQDPENFGKNLADLLPHLGLTVSGGNTVLFELDENKKMRVLAETVDDAAGEALDKGAKLLGMPYPGAPILEKTAHGGKIDKTLFPYGQNRKIEDDPDFSFSGLKTSLRYHLQKLSPEEIGLRKPDICASYQFAVVEQLKRRADFFAKRGNYASVGISGGVSNNGAFVEAFEKLAKTRGAKFLVAPREYRGDNAAMIAFSAFFDPSTLAESENGALKIESSREMA; this comes from the coding sequence ATGAGGATTTTGGGAATAGAAAGCTCCTGCGACGAATCGGCGGTCGCCATTTTCGACCCGAAAATCGGCGTGCTCGAAAGCCTGATTCACTCGCAGATAGACCTGCACGCGCTCTACGGGGGCGTCGTGCCCGACTTGGCAAGCTCGGAGCACCTAAAAAAACTGCCCGCGCTGATTTCGAAAATCTCGAAGTCGGAGCACTTCAAGGGCGTGGACATGATTGCCGCGACGTCGGGGCCGGGGCTTCCGAACTGCCTTGCCATGGGCGTCGCCTGCGCGTCCGCGGCGGCGGCGATGCTTAAAATTCCGCTTTTCGGCGCAAACCACCTGCGCGGGCACGCGTATTCGCCGTTCATACCCGTCCACGCGCAGGACCCCGAAAATTTCGGGAAAAACCTCGCCGACCTCCTGCCCCACTTGGGGCTTACGGTGTCGGGCGGCAACACGGTGCTGTTCGAGCTTGACGAAAACAAAAAAATGCGCGTCCTCGCCGAAACCGTTGACGACGCCGCGGGAGAGGCTCTCGACAAGGGCGCAAAACTGCTCGGCATGCCCTACCCCGGAGCGCCGATTTTGGAGAAAACCGCACACGGAGGGAAAATAGACAAAACGCTCTTCCCCTACGGGCAGAACAGGAAGATTGAAGACGACCCCGATTTCAGCTTTTCGGGGCTGAAAACAAGTCTGCGCTACCACCTGCAAAAACTTTCGCCCGAAGAAATCGGGCTTCGCAAGCCCGACATCTGCGCAAGCTACCAGTTCGCGGTCGTCGAGCAGCTGAAACGCCGCGCCGACTTCTTCGCAAAACGCGGGAACTACGCAAGCGTGGGAATTTCGGGCGGAGTGTCGAACAACGGCGCGTTCGTGGAGGCGTTCGAAAAGCTCGCAAAAACGCGCGGGGCAAAGTTCCTCGTCGCCCCCCGCGAATACAGGGGCGACAACGCCGCAATGATTGCCTTCTCCGCGTTCTTCGACCCGTCCACGCTCGCCGAAAGCGAAAACGGCGCGCTTAAAATAGAATCCTCGCGCGAAATGGCGTAG
- the radC gene encoding DNA repair protein RadC, which translates to MTNAEKNEDFASKDGHRQRLRSRYAAGGIASLADYERVELLLTYFVPRIDVKPVAKSLLHKFGNIRGIIDAPVEELRAEKGIGESSALGISLLKNLITLYHENELESPTDEIGTIAKLVKYFKSKIASEPSEVFELVCFDAKLKIIPNGSVRIFEGSVSSTSIDVRKIIETAIKHGAASIAVAHNHPSGDPTPSLEDIRLTMRLSEACKPIHLSLIEHVVVGKKACFSFRRDGRFDCLYDESLMEGRLRGACKEPKRRAAK; encoded by the coding sequence ATGACGAACGCCGAAAAAAACGAAGACTTCGCCTCGAAGGACGGACACCGCCAGCGGCTGCGCTCGCGCTACGCGGCGGGCGGAATAGCGTCGCTTGCCGACTACGAGCGCGTGGAGCTGCTTCTCACATACTTCGTGCCGCGAATAGACGTAAAGCCCGTGGCGAAATCGCTCCTGCACAAATTCGGCAACATACGCGGAATCATAGACGCGCCCGTCGAGGAACTCCGCGCTGAAAAGGGGATAGGCGAATCCTCCGCGCTCGGAATTTCGCTCCTCAAAAACCTCATCACGCTCTACCACGAAAACGAGCTTGAATCGCCGACCGACGAAATCGGGACAATCGCAAAGCTCGTAAAATATTTCAAATCGAAAATCGCCTCCGAGCCGTCCGAAGTCTTCGAGCTTGTATGCTTCGACGCAAAGCTAAAAATTATCCCGAACGGCTCGGTCAGGATTTTCGAGGGAAGCGTGTCGTCAACGAGCATCGACGTGCGCAAAATCATAGAAACCGCAATCAAGCACGGCGCGGCGAGCATCGCCGTAGCCCACAACCACCCGAGCGGAGACCCCACGCCGTCGCTCGAAGACATACGCCTTACAATGCGCCTTTCGGAGGCGTGCAAGCCGATACACCTGAGCCTTATCGAGCACGTCGTGGTCGGCAAAAAAGCGTGCTTCTCGTTCAGGCGCGACGGACGCTTCGACTGCCTCTACGACGAATCGCTCATGGAGGGCCGCCTGCGCGGCGCGTGCAAAGAGCCGAAACGGAGGGCGGCAAAATGA
- the thiD gene encoding bifunctional hydroxymethylpyrimidine kinase/phosphomethylpyrimidine kinase has protein sequence MSKERTKHACALSVAGSDSGGGAGIQADLLTFAANGVYGCTAIAALTAQNPGGVYAASSPDAPMLRAQLDAVCRFYKPQAAKTGMLFDADIVATAADFFSEHPEISLVADPVMISTSGAKLLKDDAVKSLKKRLLPIAALITPNLDEGAALLGAGKIANAADAARKLRDMFGTSVLLKGGHGAGDDISDILASVGGETIEIKSKRVSGVNTHGSGCTLSAAIAANLAKGESLADACKNAQKYILACMKNPLETAGGKFINHFPES, from the coding sequence ATGTCAAAGGAAAGAACAAAACACGCGTGCGCGTTGAGCGTGGCGGGAAGCGATTCGGGCGGCGGCGCGGGAATACAGGCCGATTTGCTGACCTTTGCCGCAAACGGCGTCTACGGCTGCACGGCAATAGCCGCGCTTACCGCGCAGAACCCCGGCGGCGTCTACGCCGCAAGCTCGCCCGACGCCCCCATGCTCCGCGCCCAGCTCGACGCCGTTTGCCGCTTTTACAAACCGCAGGCGGCGAAAACGGGCATGCTTTTCGACGCCGATATAGTTGCGACAGCCGCCGACTTCTTTTCCGAACACCCCGAAATTTCGCTCGTGGCCGACCCCGTGATGATTTCCACAAGCGGCGCAAAACTGCTTAAAGACGACGCGGTGAAATCGCTGAAAAAACGGCTTCTGCCGATTGCGGCGCTCATTACCCCGAACCTCGACGAGGGCGCGGCTCTGCTCGGCGCGGGGAAAATCGCAAACGCCGCCGACGCCGCGCGGAAGCTCCGCGACATGTTCGGAACTTCCGTTTTGCTCAAAGGCGGACACGGCGCGGGCGACGACATCTCCGACATTCTCGCAAGCGTCGGCGGCGAAACTATCGAGATAAAATCCAAACGCGTCTCTGGCGTGAACACCCACGGAAGCGGCTGCACCCTGAGCGCGGCGATTGCCGCAAATTTGGCGAAGGGAGAAAGCCTCGCCGACGCCTGCAAAAACGCGCAGAAATACATACTCGCCTGCATGAAAAATCCGCTTGAAACGGCGGGCGGAAAATTTATAAACCATTTCCCCGAATCATGA
- a CDS encoding replication-associated recombination protein A yields the protein MPDNSIDLPFDTPAEKAAEDSVPVSAPLAVRMRPRALSEVVGHAHILGKGCLLPRLIESDNFGSLIFYGPPGCGKTTLAGVIARETKSRFVKINAVLSNVAQLRDILSEARYRRRERTILFIDEIHRFNKSQQDLLLPDVEEGNVRLIGATTQNPGFYINAPLLSRSHLFKLDPLGLDDIVAVLRRALSDRARGLGEMEISAEDSVLSGIASVCDGDLRRALNALETIAFAVGGRGTIGEPDIEVFAKERRVRYDADEDEHYDTISAFIKSVRGCDPDAAMYWLAKMLVGGEDPRFIARRLLILASEDVGLADSRGILVANAAFDACERVGQPECELNLAHATLFLATAPKSNSATNALFAAKAEVKNKPVQPVPLHLRDAHTSTNRKFGNGAEYVYNHDCPDFISGQDYLEKNVKLYNPTNYGSEKQIAERLQGFREIKRRIQNAGKSKR from the coding sequence ATGCCGGACAACTCAATAGACCTGCCCTTCGACACCCCCGCCGAAAAAGCTGCGGAGGACTCCGTGCCCGTGTCCGCGCCGCTTGCGGTGCGCATGCGTCCGCGCGCGCTGTCGGAGGTCGTGGGGCACGCGCACATACTTGGCAAAGGCTGCCTGTTGCCGCGGCTGATAGAGTCGGACAATTTCGGCTCGCTGATTTTCTACGGGCCGCCCGGCTGCGGAAAAACGACCCTTGCGGGGGTCATAGCGCGGGAGACGAAATCGCGCTTCGTGAAAATAAACGCGGTGCTTTCGAACGTTGCGCAGCTGCGCGACATTCTCTCCGAAGCCCGCTACCGCAGGCGCGAGCGCACGATTCTTTTCATCGACGAAATCCACCGCTTCAACAAGTCGCAGCAAGACCTTCTTCTGCCCGACGTGGAGGAGGGCAACGTGAGGCTTATCGGCGCGACAACCCAAAACCCCGGCTTTTACATCAACGCGCCGCTGCTTTCGCGTAGCCACCTGTTCAAGCTCGATCCGCTCGGCTTGGACGACATCGTGGCGGTGCTCCGCCGCGCGCTTTCCGACCGCGCGAGGGGGCTGGGCGAAATGGAGATTTCCGCCGAAGATTCGGTGCTTTCGGGCATAGCGTCCGTTTGCGACGGCGACCTACGCCGCGCCCTCAACGCGCTCGAAACGATAGCGTTTGCCGTCGGCGGGCGCGGAACGATAGGCGAGCCGGACATCGAGGTTTTCGCGAAGGAGCGGCGCGTGCGCTACGACGCCGACGAAGACGAGCACTACGACACGATTTCGGCGTTCATCAAAAGCGTCCGCGGTTGCGACCCCGACGCGGCGATGTACTGGCTTGCAAAAATGCTCGTCGGCGGCGAAGACCCGCGGTTTATCGCCCGCAGGCTGCTGATTTTGGCGAGCGAAGACGTAGGTCTTGCGGACTCGCGCGGAATTCTTGTCGCAAACGCGGCGTTCGACGCATGCGAGCGCGTGGGGCAGCCCGAATGCGAGCTTAACCTTGCCCACGCCACGCTTTTTCTGGCGACCGCCCCCAAGAGCAATTCCGCAACGAACGCGCTTTTCGCCGCAAAGGCGGAGGTCAAAAACAAGCCCGTTCAGCCCGTTCCGCTCCATTTGCGCGACGCCCACACTTCGACGAACCGCAAGTTCGGCAACGGCGCAGAATACGTCTACAACCACGACTGCCCCGATTTCATCAGCGGGCAGGATTATCTTGAAAAAAACGTAAAATTGTACAACCCTACAAACTACGGTTCCGAAAAACAAATCGCCGAACGCCTGCAAGGCTTTCGCGAAATAAAACGAAGGATACAAAATGCGGGAAAATCTAAACGATAG
- a CDS encoding phage holin family protein, whose translation MRENLNDSGEPQTSTMRITRRVELNFWRTCLLNAAGLSLAWLTTPSIQFHNILAFGLLVVLIWFLNWILKPVLVLFALPFIIFTIGVGMLFINAFIIYFAARLIPGDDIIVGSYWAALWASFLVSVLSWGFALARSERITVRTFVQNKKDPEKSDNDDVIDV comes from the coding sequence ATGCGGGAAAATCTAAACGATAGCGGAGAACCCCAAACCTCCACAATGCGGATAACAAGAAGGGTGGAGCTTAACTTCTGGCGCACCTGCCTGCTCAACGCGGCGGGGCTGTCGCTGGCGTGGCTTACGACGCCGTCGATTCAGTTCCACAACATTCTCGCGTTCGGGCTGCTTGTGGTGCTCATATGGTTTCTGAACTGGATTCTCAAACCCGTGCTCGTGCTTTTTGCGCTGCCGTTTATAATTTTTACAATCGGCGTCGGAATGCTTTTCATCAACGCGTTCATCATATATTTCGCCGCGCGGCTTATCCCCGGCGACGACATAATAGTAGGCTCGTACTGGGCGGCGTTGTGGGCTTCGTTTCTCGTGTCCGTGCTCTCGTGGGGGTTTGCGCTTGCGCGGAGCGAGCGCATAACGGTGCGCACTTTTGTGCAGAACAAAAAAGACCCCGAAAAGTCGGATAACGACGACGTTATCGATGTCTAA
- the hrpB gene encoding ATP-dependent helicase HrpB produces MRELPVDSLKPALQAALARGGRRLVVSAPTGSGKSTRLPVMLLESLGGRVLVLQPRRVAARMLAKGVSSIFGMGDSVGWHVRFDKHYGDDTKIVFLTEGILARMLLSDPELRGVSAVFFDEFHERNIYADVSLALALRTQKNLRPDLAIAVCSASMDSDAISAYLGGAEKFECGTRLFPVETEYAPPKDRDSKIWDCAAREFDRLAREESDGSFLIFMPGVYEINKTVAKISASPRSKGFDVFALHGDLPPERQDRILADTGRRKVIVATNVAETSLTIEGVRFVIDSGLARVARFDPNRGVNTLLCERISLASATQRAGRAGRTAAGRVVKLWRKGDEEYFEKYTPSEISRLDISQILLWLSAAGVSLDSLDLFEKPPTESLIRAAATLKTLGATDSLGRITKLGRDMASFPTEPRYAKLLIDGARSNCLRKTALIAALTDVGRVKIQLSDAFAEAERDALVGDAKSEPEENARLCEIAKENSFAEDFCRRLGIHSANARKAFYVASDLARLARRFENPDGAGDFEIAKCVLGAFSDMVGVRLNKGTLACRFSGGRRGEICRESRAYASDVFVALDMSERNVAGGVSIMASSVVPVSRGLLAELFPDDFSETVETKFDEIHKRVVSSSSVKFRDLVLSESSCGRVDADAAAKILRGEIESGRLRLKNMDEGAEEFIERVNFAAAVCPESGIAPIDDAAKSEIILQMCCGLTSYAEVKNADVHAALRDWLSAGQLALLKYLVPKTVEFPRRKRPCQIRYDASARRATVSSFFRDFFDFDPKKIKICDGKIKPTFELLAPSGRPVQTTQNLEEFWQTSWAAVKKELKARYPKHFKPDDPH; encoded by the coding sequence ATGCGCGAGCTTCCCGTAGATTCGCTGAAACCCGCCCTCCAAGCCGCGCTTGCGCGGGGCGGGCGAAGGCTTGTCGTGTCCGCGCCGACGGGTTCGGGCAAATCAACGCGCCTGCCCGTAATGCTTCTCGAAAGCCTCGGCGGGCGCGTGCTTGTCTTGCAGCCTCGGCGCGTGGCGGCGCGAATGCTCGCAAAGGGCGTTTCGTCGATTTTCGGCATGGGCGATTCCGTCGGCTGGCACGTCAGGTTCGACAAACACTACGGCGACGACACGAAAATCGTCTTCCTCACCGAGGGCATTCTCGCTCGAATGCTGCTTTCGGACCCCGAATTGCGGGGCGTTTCCGCCGTGTTTTTCGACGAATTCCACGAGCGCAACATCTACGCCGACGTGTCGCTTGCGCTCGCGCTGAGAACGCAGAAAAACCTGCGCCCCGACTTGGCGATAGCGGTCTGCTCCGCCTCGATGGATTCCGACGCGATTTCCGCGTATTTGGGAGGCGCGGAAAAATTCGAGTGCGGCACGCGGCTTTTCCCCGTCGAGACCGAATACGCGCCGCCGAAGGACAGGGACTCCAAAATTTGGGACTGCGCCGCCCGCGAGTTCGACAGGCTTGCGCGGGAGGAGTCCGACGGCAGTTTTCTTATTTTCATGCCGGGGGTTTACGAGATAAACAAGACCGTCGCGAAAATTTCGGCAAGCCCGCGCTCGAAGGGCTTTGACGTGTTCGCGCTCCACGGCGATTTGCCGCCCGAACGGCAGGACAGAATCCTCGCCGACACGGGCAGGCGCAAGGTGATTGTGGCGACAAACGTCGCCGAGACATCGCTTACGATAGAGGGCGTGCGCTTCGTCATAGATTCGGGGCTTGCGCGCGTGGCGCGGTTCGACCCGAACAGGGGCGTCAACACCCTGCTGTGCGAGCGCATAAGCCTTGCGAGCGCGACGCAGCGGGCGGGGCGCGCGGGCAGAACGGCGGCTGGGCGCGTCGTCAAGCTTTGGCGGAAGGGAGACGAGGAGTATTTCGAAAAATACACGCCGTCGGAAATCTCGCGGCTCGACATCTCGCAGATTCTGCTCTGGCTTTCGGCGGCGGGCGTCTCGCTCGACTCCCTCGACCTCTTCGAAAAACCGCCGACGGAGTCGCTAATCCGCGCGGCGGCGACGCTCAAAACACTCGGCGCAACCGACTCGCTCGGGCGCATTACAAAGCTCGGCCGCGACATGGCGTCGTTCCCGACCGAGCCGCGCTACGCAAAGCTTTTGATTGACGGCGCGCGCTCGAACTGCCTGCGCAAAACCGCGCTCATCGCGGCTCTTACGGACGTCGGGCGCGTGAAGATTCAGCTTTCCGACGCGTTCGCCGAGGCGGAGCGCGACGCGCTTGTGGGCGACGCAAAAAGCGAGCCCGAGGAAAACGCGCGGCTTTGCGAAATCGCAAAGGAAAACTCCTTTGCGGAGGATTTTTGCAGGCGGCTCGGAATCCACTCCGCGAACGCCCGCAAGGCTTTTTACGTGGCCTCCGACTTGGCGCGGCTCGCCCGCAGGTTCGAAAATCCCGACGGCGCGGGCGATTTCGAAATCGCCAAATGCGTGCTCGGCGCGTTCTCCGACATGGTTGGCGTGCGCCTCAACAAGGGCACTCTCGCGTGCAGGTTTTCGGGCGGCAGGCGAGGCGAAATTTGCAGGGAAAGCCGCGCGTACGCCTCCGACGTGTTCGTCGCCCTCGACATGAGCGAGCGCAACGTCGCGGGGGGAGTTTCGATAATGGCGTCGTCTGTCGTGCCGGTTTCGCGCGGGCTTCTCGCCGAGCTTTTCCCCGACGATTTTTCCGAGACTGTGGAAACGAAATTCGACGAAATCCACAAGCGCGTGGTGTCGTCGTCTTCCGTGAAATTTCGCGACTTGGTTTTGTCGGAATCGTCGTGCGGGCGCGTCGACGCGGACGCCGCGGCGAAGATTCTGCGCGGGGAAATAGAGTCGGGGCGTCTGCGCCTCAAAAACATGGACGAGGGCGCGGAGGAGTTCATTGAGCGCGTGAATTTTGCGGCGGCGGTCTGCCCCGAAAGCGGAATCGCGCCGATAGACGACGCGGCGAAGTCGGAGATAATTTTGCAGATGTGCTGCGGGCTTACGTCCTACGCGGAGGTCAAAAACGCCGACGTCCACGCCGCCCTGCGCGACTGGCTTTCGGCGGGACAGCTTGCGCTGCTGAAATACCTCGTCCCGAAGACCGTCGAATTTCCGCGCAGAAAAAGGCCGTGCCAGATACGCTACGACGCGTCCGCGCGCCGCGCGACGGTGTCGTCGTTTTTCAGGGATTTCTTCGATTTCGACCCCAAGAAAATCAAAATCTGCGACGGCAAAATAAAGCCCACTTTCGAGCTTCTCGCACCGAGCGGGCGTCCAGTGCAGACTACGCAGAACTTGGAGGAGTTTTGGCAGACTTCGTGGGCTGCCGTCAAAAAGGAGCTGAAAGCCCGCTACCCCAAGCATTTTAAGCCCGACGACCCCCACTGA
- a CDS encoding NCS2 family permease, with product MTTPAEKFFKLRDRKTTLPREIAAGFTTFATMSYILAVNPAILGLAGMDKAALVTVTALATAFGCVVMALLTNMPIAVAPAMGSNTYFAVLVCVGMGMDWREALALVFYNGLFFLLISITGVREKIIAGVPRALQIGLQAGIGMFIAFFGLKSAGIIVGNPNTLVTAGDITSPECLFALCGIALVSILTCKKFRPAIISTIALMTLVAFFATDSQGRKMAQIPDAIFSLPHGISETFMQLDWAYPFRDFRRAMPVILMLLFLDLFDTIATVVALGRRSGMMSEDGHMKNIGRALVADATATIGGAMLGTSTTGAYVESAAGIEAGGRTGIVPLVVAALFLLSLFISPLINAIPAAATAPALVLVGIMMMQGLKDLKFDDLDEVIPTFFCMMIMALTFKISEGFAFGIIAYTLILVAKKRAGEIRRTTWLIFVVMCLFVALS from the coding sequence ATGACAACCCCTGCCGAAAAATTCTTCAAACTCCGCGACCGCAAAACGACGCTTCCGCGCGAAATCGCGGCGGGCTTTACGACATTCGCGACGATGTCGTACATACTCGCGGTAAACCCCGCGATTCTCGGTCTTGCGGGCATGGACAAGGCGGCGCTCGTCACGGTGACCGCGCTCGCGACCGCATTCGGCTGCGTCGTGATGGCGCTGCTCACAAACATGCCAATCGCAGTAGCCCCCGCGATGGGCTCGAACACGTATTTTGCGGTTCTCGTTTGCGTTGGAATGGGAATGGACTGGCGCGAGGCCCTCGCGCTCGTGTTCTACAACGGGCTTTTCTTCCTGCTGATTTCGATTACGGGCGTGCGCGAGAAAATCATAGCGGGCGTTCCACGCGCGCTTCAAATAGGCTTGCAGGCTGGGATAGGAATGTTCATCGCGTTCTTCGGGCTGAAAAGCGCGGGAATAATAGTTGGCAACCCGAACACGCTTGTGACGGCGGGAGACATCACCTCTCCCGAATGCCTTTTCGCGCTCTGCGGAATCGCGCTGGTTTCGATTCTTACATGCAAAAAATTCAGACCCGCGATAATCTCTACAATCGCGCTCATGACGCTTGTGGCGTTCTTTGCGACGGACTCGCAGGGGCGCAAAATGGCGCAGATTCCCGACGCAATATTCTCGCTCCCGCACGGAATTTCCGAAACTTTCATGCAGCTCGACTGGGCGTATCCGTTCCGCGACTTCCGCCGCGCAATGCCCGTAATCCTCATGCTGCTTTTCCTCGACCTCTTCGACACAATCGCGACGGTCGTCGCGCTGGGACGCCGCTCCGGAATGATGTCGGAGGACGGGCATATGAAAAACATAGGGCGCGCGCTCGTAGCCGACGCAACCGCGACAATCGGCGGCGCGATGCTGGGAACTTCCACGACGGGCGCGTATGTCGAGTCCGCCGCGGGCATAGAGGCGGGCGGGCGCACGGGAATTGTGCCGCTTGTCGTAGCCGCGCTCTTCCTGCTTTCGCTGTTCATATCGCCGCTCATAAACGCAATCCCCGCCGCGGCGACCGCCCCCGCGCTCGTGCTCGTTGGAATCATGATGATGCAGGGGCTAAAAGACCTGAAATTCGACGACCTCGACGAAGTTATCCCCACGTTTTTTTGCATGATGATAATGGCGTTGACCTTTAAAATTTCGGAGGGCTTCGCGTTCGGAATCATAGCCTACACGCTCATTCTTGTGGCGAAAAAACGCGCAGGGGAAATACGCAGAACCACGTGGCTGATATTCGTGGTCATGTGCCTGTTTGTCGCGCTCTCGTAG
- a CDS encoding YifB family Mg chelatase-like AAA ATPase, whose product MLSKVNSGALIGVEALPVEVEVNSGERGEPRTFVVGLPDAAVKESVNRVSSAMANSGFAMPMTKMTVNLAPGDIKKEGPIYDLPISLGILASTGVVDDAKLREFVVAGELSLSGDLRAICGGVSLALLARSKKMRGVILPPDSAAEAALVEGIEVYTAKNLRELVDFLNGNAQLKPVRAEDSPFRREFDDSAMPDFRDVKGQQAVRRAVEVAVAGGHNILMVGPPGSGKSMIAKRIPSIMPAPTLEEFLEILGIYSAAGLTQSGENKCFRRPFRAPHHTISRVGLAGGGPNPKPGEVSLAHNGVLFLDELPEFGSILDNLRQPIEDGKITISRAAGKTTLPCKFMLVAAMNPCKCGYLGDPRHKCRCSPRQIQDYRARLSGPLLDRIDIHVEASALPVDELRSKGEGEPSAEIRKRVAAARRIQAERFAGSRRPSKINASMDAADIRKYCALDDEQASILSAAMEELNLSARAWDRILKVSRTIADLDSSEKIQTHHLFEAINYRSLDRTA is encoded by the coding sequence ATGCTTTCCAAAGTAAATTCAGGCGCGTTGATAGGGGTGGAGGCTCTGCCCGTGGAGGTCGAAGTAAATTCGGGCGAGCGCGGAGAGCCGCGAACGTTCGTGGTGGGGCTGCCCGACGCCGCCGTAAAGGAGTCGGTAAACAGGGTTTCGTCGGCGATGGCAAACAGCGGTTTTGCGATGCCCATGACGAAGATGACGGTAAACCTCGCGCCGGGGGACATCAAAAAGGAGGGTCCCATTTACGACCTCCCGATTTCGCTGGGAATCCTCGCCTCCACGGGGGTTGTGGACGACGCAAAGCTGCGCGAGTTCGTCGTCGCGGGAGAGCTTAGCCTTTCGGGAGACCTCCGCGCGATTTGCGGCGGGGTGTCGCTCGCGCTTTTGGCAAGGTCGAAGAAAATGCGCGGCGTGATTCTTCCGCCCGACTCCGCCGCGGAGGCCGCGCTCGTGGAGGGAATAGAAGTCTACACGGCGAAGAACCTGCGCGAGCTTGTCGATTTCCTCAACGGCAACGCCCAACTCAAACCCGTCCGCGCGGAGGACTCTCCGTTCCGCCGCGAATTTGACGACTCCGCCATGCCCGACTTCCGCGACGTCAAGGGACAGCAGGCTGTGCGCCGCGCCGTGGAAGTCGCCGTCGCAGGCGGGCACAACATTCTGATGGTCGGCCCTCCCGGTTCGGGGAAGAGCATGATAGCAAAGCGGATTCCGTCAATCATGCCCGCGCCGACGCTCGAAGAATTTCTCGAAATCCTCGGAATATACTCGGCGGCGGGGCTTACGCAGTCGGGCGAAAACAAGTGCTTCCGGCGTCCGTTCCGCGCCCCGCACCACACGATAAGCCGCGTCGGGCTTGCGGGCGGCGGGCCAAACCCGAAGCCTGGGGAGGTCTCGCTTGCGCACAACGGGGTGCTGTTTCTCGATGAGCTTCCCGAATTCGGGAGCATTCTCGACAACCTCCGCCAGCCCATCGAGGACGGGAAAATCACGATTTCCCGCGCGGCGGGCAAAACCACGCTCCCGTGCAAATTCATGCTCGTTGCGGCGATGAACCCGTGCAAATGCGGATACCTCGGCGACCCGCGCCACAAGTGCAGGTGCTCGCCGCGCCAAATTCAGGACTACCGCGCAAGGCTCTCGGGCCCGCTGCTCGACAGAATCGACATTCACGTTGAGGCGTCCGCCCTGCCCGTAGACGAGCTACGCTCGAAGGGCGAGGGAGAGCCGTCGGCGGAAATCCGCAAGAGGGTCGCGGCGGCGCGGAGGATTCAGGCGGAGCGTTTTGCGGGAAGCCGCAGGCCGTCGAAAATCAACGCGTCGATGGACGCCGCCGACATTCGCAAATACTGCGCCCTCGACGACGAACAGGCGTCGATTCTCTCGGCGGCAATGGAAGAGCTTAACCTGTCGGCGAGGGCGTGGGACAGAATACTGAAAGTCTCGCGCACAATCGCCGACCTCGACTCGTCCGAAAAAATCCAAACCCACCACCTTTTCGAGGCAATCAACTACCGCTCCCTCGACAGAACCGCATGA
- a CDS encoding CinA family protein — MDSELQNAAQRLLEKCTRAGLTVCAAESCTGGLVASSIVSVPHASGFFLGSSVVYCDAAKENVLGVRRETVEKYFAESPQCADEMAECAARAFRADIAVSATGFLDSNVGGKPAALAGRVFISLFLRGGFDRLALSLDVSRGRAENRKAAALSALNLILSKLDKIS; from the coding sequence ATGGATTCCGAATTGCAAAACGCAGCGCAAAGGCTTCTCGAAAAATGTACGCGGGCGGGCTTGACCGTCTGCGCGGCGGAGTCGTGCACGGGCGGTCTTGTTGCGTCGTCGATAGTTTCGGTGCCGCATGCGAGCGGGTTTTTTCTCGGCTCGTCGGTGGTCTACTGCGACGCCGCAAAGGAGAACGTGCTCGGCGTTCGCCGCGAAACCGTCGAAAAATATTTCGCCGAAAGCCCCCAGTGCGCCGACGAAATGGCGGAATGCGCCGCGCGCGCGTTCCGCGCCGACATCGCCGTTTCCGCGACGGGCTTTCTCGACTCCAACGTGGGCGGCAAGCCCGCGGCGCTCGCGGGGCGCGTGTTCATCTCGCTTTTCCTGCGCGGAGGCTTCGACAGGCTCGCGCTGTCGCTCGACGTTTCGCGCGGACGCGCCGAAAACCGAAAGGCGGCGGCTCTCTCCGCGCTCAATCTTATTCTGTCAAAATTGGACAAAATTTCATGA